A genome region from Coffea arabica cultivar ET-39 chromosome 7e, Coffea Arabica ET-39 HiFi, whole genome shotgun sequence includes the following:
- the LOC113701919 gene encoding nuclear matrix constituent protein 1 isoform X1 encodes MFTPQRKPWSGWSLNPRREQNGSAIASGSAPGNSSPRNGETTVGKDKGLLFIESTPDSLAAEKYAELDKEAVCDKLSKLENELLEYQYNMGLLLIEKKEWTCKYEELKRALADLDDAYKREKSAHFIAITEVEKREENLRNALGIEKQCVLDLEKALREMRSEYAEIKFTADSKLAEAESLVASIEQKSLEVEAKLHATDAKFAEVNRKSSEIERKSQELVAQEIALRRERSSFAAERDMHESSLSKQREDLREWEQKLQEGEERLAELRRLLHQREKRANEYDNLWKQKQKELEDVQKKVDVANLSLKEKEEDMSCRQASLSSMEKEADTTRNSLELKEKQLIELEEKLNMREKVEIQKLLDEHKTTLDTKEKEFELEMEQRRKSLYLDMENKAAEVLKKEAELKHMEEKIRKREQALEKKSEKVRERENELELKLKALKEREKSLKVEEKDMETERKQTLAEKESLLVLKIELEKTRSDIENQQLKIREEMEQLKVTVDERSEHARLQLELKQEIDKCRLQSELLLKEAEDLKQERLRFEKDWEELDVKQTEVKKELADFAEQKNYFEKMRWAEEERLKNEKLETENYVRRELESLEVARHSFAATMEHERTILAEKTESQRSKMLDDFEIRKRELESDMQKKQEEMENQLHEMKNFFEQDRERELNNINNLKNAIHQEMEELKVKRHALENEKQEIFANKKQLEVQHGEMRKDIDELVVLSKKLKDQREQLVKERERFVAFVDKQKSCESCAELVREFVTSDLQSLDGINNLEAPVLPKIAENYLRGAAHGNSETENIEISPSAVELGSPASGGTISWLRKCTSSIFRFSPGKKIEFTAARGLTDGASLPGSLVNVESRKTLPSSENEPKISFGVAEDSLDIQRIQSDNSTREFEAGPDPSVNDRRSQHSNPKVQKRRHGKRGRPKINREGSGKVSVADRRRVIDEDAFVESDGQRVNGNIFVNEESRGESGAAVNGRKRNLTQTSQATPSEHDGEYSGYSGSVTGEGHRKRRRRVAPPVQTLGEKRYNLRRPRSAAAAAANGVLSDPSKEKDREIGGHSSHVEQITGSKATRSNNVEVAGISVEEIRDSDAAGSASEGAKGDGGEIKSIPTAHEFSADSPVMLKDATVAQDGVSDTVEVEFDTRDEVNGTPERAREDRYVENKGQPLEYEEDDEVDEFDHPGEVSVAKKVWNFLTT; translated from the exons ATGTTTACGCCGCAGAGGAAGCCATGGTCAGGGTGGTCGCTCAATCCGAGGAGGGAACAGAATGGGTCGGCAATTGCGTCTGGTTCTGCACCGGGCAATTCCAGCCCTAGAAATGGGGAGACTACTGTTGGGAAGGACAAAGGGTTGCTTTTTATTGAATCTACTCCCGACAGTTTGGCTGCTGAAAAGTATGCGGAGTTGGATAAGGAAGCGGTTTGCGACAAGCTTAGCAAGCTTGAAAATGAG CTTTTGGAATACCAGTACAATATGGGCCTCCTATTGATTGAAAAAAAGGAGTGGACTTGCAAGTATGAAGAACTAAAGCGAGCTTTAGCAGATTTGGATGATGCATATAAAAGAGAGAAATCTGCACATTTCATTGCCATCACTGAAGTGGAGAAGCGTGAAGAGAATTTGAGGAATGCATTGGGTATTGAAAAGCAGTGTGTGCTTGAT TTAGAGAAAGCCCTACGCGAGATGCGTTCGGAATATGCTGAAATTAAATTCACAGCTGATTCAAAATTGGCTGAAGCAGAATCTTTGGTTGCTAGCATTGAACAGAAATCTTTGGAGGTAGAAGCGAAATTGCATGCAACAGATGCCAAGTTTGCTGAGGTGAACAGAAAGAGTTCAGAAATTGAAAGGAAGTCTCAGGAATTGGTGGCTCAAGAAATTGCACTTCGACGGGAGCGGTCATCATTTGCTGCAGA GCGTGACATGCATGAGTCATCTTTGTCCAAACAAAGGGAAGACTTGCGAGAGTGGGAACAAAAGTTACAGGAGGGAGAAGAAAGACTTGCTGAACTTCGAAGGTTGCTTCATCAGAGAGAGAAGAGGGCAAATGAGTATGATAATCTGTGGAAGCAGAAACAGAAAGAACTTGAAGATGTGCAGAAGAAGGTTGATGTAGCCAATTTAAGTctgaaggaaaaagaggaagACATGAGCTGCCGCCAAGCAAGTCTGTCTTCGATGGAGAAG GAAGCTGATACAACGAGAAATAGCTTGGAATTGAAGGAGAAGCAATTGATTGAACTAGAGGAAAAGCTAAATATGAGAGAGAAA GTGGAAATTCAGAAACTGTTAGATGAACACAAGACAACCTTGGATACAAAGGAAAAGGAGTTTGAATTGGAGATGGAACAGAGAAGGAAATCTTTGTATCTGGACATGGAAAATAAGGCAGCTGAAGTGCTCAAGAAGGAAGCTGAACTTAAACACATGGAAGAGAAAATCAGGAAAAGAGAACAGGCTTTGGAGAAGAAATCAGAgaaagtgagagagagagagaatgaacTTGAATTGAAGTTAAAAGCTTTGAAAGAAAGGGAGAAGTCCTTGAAAGTTGAGGAAAAGGACATGGAGACTGAGAGGAAGCAAACTCTTGCTGAAAAAGAGAGTTTGCTTGTTCTCAAGATTGAGCTTGAGAAAACAAGATCTGATATAGAAAACCAGCAATTGAAGATTCGTGAAGAAATGGAGCAGCTGAAAGTAACTGTAGATGAAAGATCTGAACATGCTCGGCTACAGTTAGAACTCAAACAAGAGATAGACAAATGTAGGCTCCAAAGTGAATTGCTGCTAAAGGAGGCTGAGGATTTGAAGCAGGAAAGATTAAGATTTGAGAAAGACTGGGAAGAGCTGGATGTGAAACAAACTGAGGTTAAGAAAGAACTTGCTGATTTTGCCGAACAGAAAAACTACTTTGAAAAAATGAGATGGGCTGAAGAGGAAAGgttgaaaaatgagaaattggAAACTGAGAATTATGTTAGAAGAGAGTTGGAATCTCTTGAAGTGGCTAGGCATTCATTTGCTGCCACAATGGAGCATGAAAGGACTATACTAGCTGAAAAAACTGAAAGTCAGAGAAGCAAAATGCTGGATGATTTTGAAATCCGGAAAAGGGAACTTGAGTCTGATATGCAGAAGAAGCAGGAAGAGATGGAGAATCAACTGCATGAGATGAAGAATTTTTTTGAACAAGACAGAGAAAGGGAACTTAACAACATCAATAATCTCAAGAATGCAATCcatcaagaaatggaagagtTGAAGGTCAAAAGACATGCCTTAGAGAATGAAAAGCAGGAAATTTTTGCAAACAAGAAGCAGCTTGAGGTGCAGCATGGTGAAATGCGCAAGGATATTGATGAGCTTGTTGTTCTTAGTAAGAAGTTGAAAGATCAGAGAGAACAACTTgtcaaagaaagagaaagatttGTTGCTTTTGTTGACAAGCAGAAGAGTTGCGAAAGTTGTGCAGAATTAGTTCGTGAGTTTGTGACATCTGATCTTCAATCTTTGGATGGGATCAACAATCTAGAGGCACCTGTGCTGCCAAAAATAGCTGAGAATTATTTGAGGGGGGCTGCTCATGGCAATTCTGAGACAGAAAATATAGAGATATCCCCCAGCGCAGTTGAATTAGGTTCCCCAGCTTCTGGTGGGACTATATCATGGCTTCGAAAGTGTACTTCAAGCATATTCAGATTCTCGCCCGgcaaaaagattgaatttacTGCTGCTCGAGGTCTGACTGACGGAGCTTCCTTGCCTGGGAGTCTTGTTAATGTAGAATCACGAAAAACATTGCCGAGCAGTGAAAATGAACCGAAAATTTCTTTTGGAGTTGCAGAAGATTCTCTTGATATCCAAAGAATTCAGTCTGACAACAGCACCAGGGAGTTCGAAGCTGGTCCAGATCCATCAGTTAATGACCGTAGGTCCCAGCATTCTAATCCAAAGGTACAGAAGAGGAGACATGGTAAGAGAGGGAGGCCTAAAATTAATAGAGAAGGGTCTGGGAAGGTGTCTGTTGCAGACCGCCGCAGGGTTATTGATGAGGATGCTTTTGTTGAGAGCGATGGTCAGCGTGTTAATGGCAATATTTTTGTTAACGAAGAAAGTCGTGGAGAATCAGGAGCAGCGGTAAACGGAAGAAAGAGAAACCTCACACAAACATCACAAGCAACCCCCAGCGAGCATGATGGTGAATATAGTGGATATTCTGGTAGCGTCACCGGTGAAGGGCACCGGAAAAGGAGACGAAGAGTAGCACCACCTGTTCAAACTCTTGGTGAAAAACGATACAATCTCCGGCGACCTAGAAG TGCAGCTGCAGCAGCTGCTAATGGAGTCTTGTCTGATCCCAGCAAGGAGAAAGATAGAGAAATTGGTGGCCATAGTAGTCATGTAGAACAAATAACTGGTTCTAAAGCCACACGTTCCAATAATGTTGAAGTTGCTGGGATTTCGGTGGAAGAAATTCGAGATTCTGATGCTGCAGGCTCTGCTTCTGAGGGTGCTAAAGGAGATGGTGGTGAGATAAAAAGCATCCCTACTGCCCATGAGTTTTCAGCAGACAGTCCTGTTATG TTAAAAGATGCAACAGTTGCTCAAGATGGTGTCAGTGACACTGTTGAAGTTGAGTTTGATACGAGGGATGAGGTAAATGGGACCCCAGAAAGGGCGAGAGAGGACAGATATGTGGAGAACAAAGGTCAACCTCTCGAATACGAAGAGGATGATGAGGTGGACGAGTTTGATCACCCTGGTGAAGTATCCGTTGCGAAGAAAGTGTGGAATTTCCTTACAACATGA
- the LOC113701919 gene encoding nuclear matrix constituent protein 1 isoform X2 — translation MFTPQRKPWSGWSLNPRREQNGSAIASGSAPGNSSPRNGETTVGKDKGLLFIESTPDSLAAEKYAELDKEAVCDKLSKLENELLEYQYNMGLLLIEKKEWTCKYEELKRALADLDDAYKREKSAHFIAITEVEKREENLRNALGIEKQCVLDLEKALREMRSEYAEIKFTADSKLAEAESLVASIEQKSLEVEAKLHATDAKFAEVNRKSSEIERKSQELVAQEIALRRERSSFAAERDMHESSLSKQREDLREWEQKLQEGEERLAELRRLLHQREKRANEYDNLWKQKQKELEDVQKKVDVANLSLKEKEEDMSCRQASLSSMEKEADTTRNSLELKEKQLIELEEKLNMREKVEIQKLLDEHKTTLDTKEKEFELEMEQRRKSLYLDMENKAAEVLKKEAELKHMEEKIRKREQALEKKSEKVRERENELELKLKALKEREKSLKVEEKDMETERKQTLAEKESLLVLKIELEKTRSDIENQQLKIREEMEQLKVTVDERSEHARLQLELKQEIDKCRLQSELLLKEAEDLKQERLRFEKDWEELDVKQTEVKKELADFAEQKNYFEKMRWAEEERLKNEKLETENYVRRELESLEVARHSFAATMEHERTILAEKTESQRSKMLDDFEIRKRELESDMQKKQEEMENQLHEMKNFFEQDRERELNNINNLKNAIHQEMEELKVKRHALENEKQEIFANKKQLEVQHGEMRKDIDELVVLSKKLKDQREQLVKERERFVAFVDKQKSCESCAELVREFVTSDLQSLDGINNLEAPVLPKIAENYLRGAAHGNSETENIEISPSAVELGSPASGGTISWLRKCTSSIFRFSPGKKIEFTAARGLTDGASLPGSLVNVESRKTLPSSENEPKISFGVAEDSLDIQRIQSDNSTREFEAGPDPSVNDRRSQHSNPKVQKRRHGKRGRPKINREGSGKVSVADRRRVIDEDAFVESDGQRVNGNIFVNEESRGESGAAVNGRKRNLTQTSQATPSEHDGEYSGYSGSVTGEGHRKRRRRVAPPVQTLGEKRYNLRRPRSCSSC, via the exons ATGTTTACGCCGCAGAGGAAGCCATGGTCAGGGTGGTCGCTCAATCCGAGGAGGGAACAGAATGGGTCGGCAATTGCGTCTGGTTCTGCACCGGGCAATTCCAGCCCTAGAAATGGGGAGACTACTGTTGGGAAGGACAAAGGGTTGCTTTTTATTGAATCTACTCCCGACAGTTTGGCTGCTGAAAAGTATGCGGAGTTGGATAAGGAAGCGGTTTGCGACAAGCTTAGCAAGCTTGAAAATGAG CTTTTGGAATACCAGTACAATATGGGCCTCCTATTGATTGAAAAAAAGGAGTGGACTTGCAAGTATGAAGAACTAAAGCGAGCTTTAGCAGATTTGGATGATGCATATAAAAGAGAGAAATCTGCACATTTCATTGCCATCACTGAAGTGGAGAAGCGTGAAGAGAATTTGAGGAATGCATTGGGTATTGAAAAGCAGTGTGTGCTTGAT TTAGAGAAAGCCCTACGCGAGATGCGTTCGGAATATGCTGAAATTAAATTCACAGCTGATTCAAAATTGGCTGAAGCAGAATCTTTGGTTGCTAGCATTGAACAGAAATCTTTGGAGGTAGAAGCGAAATTGCATGCAACAGATGCCAAGTTTGCTGAGGTGAACAGAAAGAGTTCAGAAATTGAAAGGAAGTCTCAGGAATTGGTGGCTCAAGAAATTGCACTTCGACGGGAGCGGTCATCATTTGCTGCAGA GCGTGACATGCATGAGTCATCTTTGTCCAAACAAAGGGAAGACTTGCGAGAGTGGGAACAAAAGTTACAGGAGGGAGAAGAAAGACTTGCTGAACTTCGAAGGTTGCTTCATCAGAGAGAGAAGAGGGCAAATGAGTATGATAATCTGTGGAAGCAGAAACAGAAAGAACTTGAAGATGTGCAGAAGAAGGTTGATGTAGCCAATTTAAGTctgaaggaaaaagaggaagACATGAGCTGCCGCCAAGCAAGTCTGTCTTCGATGGAGAAG GAAGCTGATACAACGAGAAATAGCTTGGAATTGAAGGAGAAGCAATTGATTGAACTAGAGGAAAAGCTAAATATGAGAGAGAAA GTGGAAATTCAGAAACTGTTAGATGAACACAAGACAACCTTGGATACAAAGGAAAAGGAGTTTGAATTGGAGATGGAACAGAGAAGGAAATCTTTGTATCTGGACATGGAAAATAAGGCAGCTGAAGTGCTCAAGAAGGAAGCTGAACTTAAACACATGGAAGAGAAAATCAGGAAAAGAGAACAGGCTTTGGAGAAGAAATCAGAgaaagtgagagagagagagaatgaacTTGAATTGAAGTTAAAAGCTTTGAAAGAAAGGGAGAAGTCCTTGAAAGTTGAGGAAAAGGACATGGAGACTGAGAGGAAGCAAACTCTTGCTGAAAAAGAGAGTTTGCTTGTTCTCAAGATTGAGCTTGAGAAAACAAGATCTGATATAGAAAACCAGCAATTGAAGATTCGTGAAGAAATGGAGCAGCTGAAAGTAACTGTAGATGAAAGATCTGAACATGCTCGGCTACAGTTAGAACTCAAACAAGAGATAGACAAATGTAGGCTCCAAAGTGAATTGCTGCTAAAGGAGGCTGAGGATTTGAAGCAGGAAAGATTAAGATTTGAGAAAGACTGGGAAGAGCTGGATGTGAAACAAACTGAGGTTAAGAAAGAACTTGCTGATTTTGCCGAACAGAAAAACTACTTTGAAAAAATGAGATGGGCTGAAGAGGAAAGgttgaaaaatgagaaattggAAACTGAGAATTATGTTAGAAGAGAGTTGGAATCTCTTGAAGTGGCTAGGCATTCATTTGCTGCCACAATGGAGCATGAAAGGACTATACTAGCTGAAAAAACTGAAAGTCAGAGAAGCAAAATGCTGGATGATTTTGAAATCCGGAAAAGGGAACTTGAGTCTGATATGCAGAAGAAGCAGGAAGAGATGGAGAATCAACTGCATGAGATGAAGAATTTTTTTGAACAAGACAGAGAAAGGGAACTTAACAACATCAATAATCTCAAGAATGCAATCcatcaagaaatggaagagtTGAAGGTCAAAAGACATGCCTTAGAGAATGAAAAGCAGGAAATTTTTGCAAACAAGAAGCAGCTTGAGGTGCAGCATGGTGAAATGCGCAAGGATATTGATGAGCTTGTTGTTCTTAGTAAGAAGTTGAAAGATCAGAGAGAACAACTTgtcaaagaaagagaaagatttGTTGCTTTTGTTGACAAGCAGAAGAGTTGCGAAAGTTGTGCAGAATTAGTTCGTGAGTTTGTGACATCTGATCTTCAATCTTTGGATGGGATCAACAATCTAGAGGCACCTGTGCTGCCAAAAATAGCTGAGAATTATTTGAGGGGGGCTGCTCATGGCAATTCTGAGACAGAAAATATAGAGATATCCCCCAGCGCAGTTGAATTAGGTTCCCCAGCTTCTGGTGGGACTATATCATGGCTTCGAAAGTGTACTTCAAGCATATTCAGATTCTCGCCCGgcaaaaagattgaatttacTGCTGCTCGAGGTCTGACTGACGGAGCTTCCTTGCCTGGGAGTCTTGTTAATGTAGAATCACGAAAAACATTGCCGAGCAGTGAAAATGAACCGAAAATTTCTTTTGGAGTTGCAGAAGATTCTCTTGATATCCAAAGAATTCAGTCTGACAACAGCACCAGGGAGTTCGAAGCTGGTCCAGATCCATCAGTTAATGACCGTAGGTCCCAGCATTCTAATCCAAAGGTACAGAAGAGGAGACATGGTAAGAGAGGGAGGCCTAAAATTAATAGAGAAGGGTCTGGGAAGGTGTCTGTTGCAGACCGCCGCAGGGTTATTGATGAGGATGCTTTTGTTGAGAGCGATGGTCAGCGTGTTAATGGCAATATTTTTGTTAACGAAGAAAGTCGTGGAGAATCAGGAGCAGCGGTAAACGGAAGAAAGAGAAACCTCACACAAACATCACAAGCAACCCCCAGCGAGCATGATGGTGAATATAGTGGATATTCTGGTAGCGTCACCGGTGAAGGGCACCGGAAAAGGAGACGAAGAGTAGCACCACCTGTTCAAACTCTTGGTGAAAAACGATACAATCTCCGGCGACCTAGAAG CTGCAGCAGCTGCTAA
- the LOC113701058 gene encoding transmembrane ascorbate ferrireductase 2-like gives MAVPVVRFPIYGVVRILGIAVTVTVLTWTVHYRGGLALVSTNKDLIFNVHPVLMVIGLVLLNGEAMLAYKTVPGTKSFKKLVHLLLQFLALSFSVIGLWAAWKFHNDKGIDNFYSLHSWLGLACLFLFAIQWAAGFVTFWYPGGSRNSRASLLPWHVFFGVYIYALAIATCTTGILEKATFLQTNQIMSRYSKEALLVNSLGILIVALGGFVILAVISPANGKSDVTKSTVE, from the exons ATGGCGGTACCGGTTGTGAGATTTCCGATATACGGAGTGGTGAGGATACTGGGGATAGCAGTGACAGTAACAGTGCTAACGTGGACGGTTCATTACAGAGGAGGATTGGCCCTCGTCTCCACCAATAAAGACCTCATCTTTAAT GTTCATCCAGTTTTGATGGTGATTGGCCTGGTACTTCTAAATGGTGAAG CTATGCTGGCATACAAGACAGTCCCCGGAACAAAAAGCTTCAAAAAATTAGTTCACCTCCTCCTGCAATTCTTGGCCCTCTCTTTTAGTGTAATTGGCTTATGGGCTGCATGGAAGTTTCACAATGACAAAGGAATCGACAACTTCTACAGTCTTCACTCGTGGCTGGGTTTAGCTTGCCTTTTCTTGTTTGCCATTCAG TGGGCTGCTGGATTTGTAACGTTTTGGTATCCAGGTGGTTCAAGGAACAGCAGAGCTAGTCTGCTGCCATGGCACGTGTTCTTTGGCGTCTATATATATGCGCTTGCTATTGCCACTTGCACTACTGGTATTCTAGAGAAGGCTACATTTCTTCAAACCAACCAGATCATGTCACGCTACTCCAAAGAGGCATTGTTGGTAAACTCTTTAGGGATCTTGATTGTTGCTTTGGGTGGTTTTGTAATTCTTGCTGTCATCTCACCTGCTAACGGTAAAAGTGATGTTACAAAAAGCACAGTGGAGTAA
- the LOC113701057 gene encoding uncharacterized protein has product METRRVPRAVSDPKVRQVGFFAPGAPPDRSQSGPPHPASSSPPVSEISPSGNSLSPVMIPPPRHLSADLARGPHFSPAAPLSPMRAARDSIPVGSYNPSEFVAPTASEFTDDALSPNWTARRSNSGKFASSLPAGGFDMSSLKQNNFPASSLTTVSIVNMPPGITEKDGGAGVEVQKERSKTGSKASLKPLKEQTTKAERRAIQEAQRAAKAATKGDGSKTPAASSGLGSSANANPGKAAKASPQKKDNSPVAASEKRGSDRPQDKDRKKDVPHPRMQFDDKSRVEKAKKRSVVKQTEAKNRVELFRHLPQYEHGTRLPELESKLFQLDPVHPAVYKVGLRYLAGDISGGNARCIAMLQAFQESIKDYSTPPEKALIRDLTSKINSYVSFLIECRPLSISMGNAIRFLKSKIAKLSLALSESEAKAILLSDIDRFINEKIILADKVIVRHAVTKIRDGDVLLTYGSSSAVELLLIHAHELGKNFRVVVVDSRPKLEGKLLLRRLVGKGISCTYTHINAVSYIMHEVTRVFLGASSVLSNGTVYSRVGTACVAMVAHQFRVPVLICCEAYKFHERVQLDSICSNELGDPDMIAKVPGRKEIDSLDDWANSDNLQLLNLIYDATPSDYVSMIITDYGMIPPTSVPVIVREYRREHLWT; this is encoded by the exons ATGGAAACTCGCCGAGTCCCGCGGGCCGTGAGCGACCCCAAGGTCAGACAAGTCGGGTTTTTCGCGCCCGGGGCACCACCCGACCGGTCCCAATCTGGTCCACCCCATCCGGCCTCCTCCTCCCCTCCTGTCTCTGAAATCTCCCCCTCCGGCAACTCTCTGTCCCCGGTGATGATTCCTCCGCCGCGTCACCTTTCCGCCGACCTTGCTCGCGGGCCCCATTTCTCTCCTGCTGCCCCGCTCTCCCCTATGCGGGCCGCCCGCGACTCTATCCCCGTCGGCAGCTACAATCCCTCCGAGTTTGTCGCTCCCACGGCCTCAGAGTTCACTGACGATGCTCTCTCCCCTAATTGGACTGCTCGCCGGAGCAATTCTGGTAAATTTGCTTCCTCCCTGCCAGCTGGTGGATTTGATATGTCATCCCTTAAGCAGAATAATTTCCCGGCTAGTAGTTTAACCACCGTCTCCATTGTCAACATGCCCCCTGGCATAACAG AAAAAGATGGCGGAGCTGGTGTTGAAGTGCAGAAGGAGCGATCGAAGACGGGATCCAAGGCCAGTTTGAAGCCACTGAAAGAGCAGACCACAAAAGCAGAAAGGCGTGCAATTCAAGAAGCTCAACGAGCAGCAAAGGCTGCAACTAAAG GTGATGGTAGTAAGACACCAGCTGCTTCATCTGGTTTGGGTTCTTCAGCAAATGCAAACCCAGGGAAGGCTGCAAAGGCTTCTCCACAGAAGAAGGATAACTCTCCTGTTGCAGCTTCTGAAAAAAGAGGCAGTGATCGTCCACAAGACAAAGACAGGAAGAAGGATGTCCCTCACCCCCGTATGCAGTTTGATGATAAGAGCCGAGTTGAGAAGGCAAAGAAACGATCTGTTGTTAAGCAGACCGAAGCAAAGAACAGGGTTGAACTGTTTAGGCATTTACCTCAGTATGAACATGGAACAAGGCTCCCTGAACTTGAATCGAAGCTGTTTCAACTAGATCCTGTTCATCCTGCTGTTTATAAG GTTGGTCTGAGGTATCTAGCTGGTGATATATCTGGTGGCAATGCGCGCTGTATTGCTATGCTTCAAGCATTTCAAGAGTCAATTAAAGACTACTCAACACCGCCTGAAAAAGCTCTTATTAGGGACTTGACTTCGAAAATAAATTCTTATGTATCTTTTCTGATTGAGTGCAGACCCCTTTCAATCAGTATGGGCAATGCTATTAGATTTCTTAAATCAAAAATTGCCAAATTATCTTTGGCCTTGTCTGAATCAGAGGCAAAAGCAATTCTTTTGTCAGATATTGATCGATTTATCAATGAGAAGATAATTCTAGCTGATAAGGTAATAGTCAGACATGCTGTAACAAAGATTAGGGATGGCGATGTTCTTCTCACATATGGATCATCCTCTGCTGTTGAGTTGTTGTTGATACACGCCCATGAGCTTGGCAAAAATTTCCGTGTTGTGGTAGTCGATTCACGTCCAAAGCTTGAAGGGAAGCTGTTACTTCGCAGATTGGTAGGAAAGGGTATTAGCTGTACATACACTCACATAAATGCTGTTTCTTATATAATGCATGAAGTTACTCGAGTATTTTTGGGTGCTTCCTCAGTATTGTCTAATGGAACGGTTTACTCGAGGGTTGGCACTGCTTGTGTTGCAATGGTTGCTCACCAGTTCCGAGTTCCAGTACTTATATGTTGTGAAGCCTATAAGTTTCATGAAAGGGTGCAGCTCGATTCAATTTGCTCTAATGAACTTG GTGATCCAGACATGATTGCAAAGGTTCCTGGTAGGAAAGAAATTGACTCTTTGGATGATTGGGCCAATAGTGATAATTTGCAGCTTTTGAACCTCAT TTATGATGCAACACCATCAGATTATGTTTCGATGATCATCACAGATTATGGTATG ATACCTCCCACTAGCGTACCTGTCATTGTTCGAGAATACCGCAGAGAACATCTATGGACATAG
- the LOC140004043 gene encoding cyclin-B1-2-like gives MEEQLKTITQEIGEPKFDTLRFGLQSVKGEIVGSHPLESAYHTTHVRQQQMKRQILARAYGSAFPLKMEFDREILSKRFQRPAGAIPSSYLGLEAMTGALEDFGFEDYLNDPRDSESFTPADMHHGMEVRLGISKGPVCRSFT, from the exons ATGGAAGAGCAGTTGAAGACTATCACTCAGGAAATCGGGGAACCCAAATTCGATACGCTCCGATTCGGACTCCAAAGCGTCAAAGGAGAAATCGTTGGATCGCATCCCCTTGAATCTGCTTATCATACT ACGCACGTGAGGCAGCAGCAGATGAAGAGGCAGATTCTGGCCAGAGCTTACGGGTCGGCTTTCCCTTTGAAGATGGAATTCGATCGAGAAATCCTCTCCAA GAGATTTCAAAGACCAGCTGGTGCGATTCCATCATCATATTTGGGGTTAGAGGCTATGACTGGGGCTTTGGAAGATTTTGGCTTCGAGGATTATCTCAATG ATCCAAGGGATTCTGAAAGTTTCACTCCGGCTGACATGCATCATGGAATGGAAGTGCGTCTTGGAATTTCCAAGGGACCAGTCTGCCGCAGTTTCACATGA